One genomic window of Polynucleobacter sp. HIN11 includes the following:
- a CDS encoding lysophospholipid acyltransferase family protein produces MIWLRSLLFFISLVTYTPLYAVFCLITFPFLNEHARYRIIQFWGRSIIFFLEFFCGVRFEVLGRDNIQAVIDQPVVILSKHQSAWETIAFLQIFPKELCYVFKRELLWIPFFGWVIGLLNMIHINRSDTGGSAISVANQGKERLKAGKWMILFPEGTRTPVGSHKPYRKGGARLAGLTGATVLPVAHNAGRYWPRNSFLKYPGRITVSIGPSIPSQGKSGDQLHEAVETWIEAEMRRIDPTAYQAK; encoded by the coding sequence ATGATTTGGCTTCGTTCACTTCTTTTTTTTATTAGTCTTGTAACGTACACGCCGCTGTATGCAGTTTTCTGCTTAATTACATTTCCATTTCTAAATGAGCATGCTCGCTATCGCATCATTCAGTTCTGGGGTCGAAGCATTATCTTTTTCCTGGAATTCTTTTGCGGCGTTCGGTTTGAGGTTCTAGGAAGGGATAATATACAGGCAGTGATTGATCAGCCTGTGGTCATTCTTAGCAAGCATCAATCGGCTTGGGAAACGATCGCGTTCTTACAGATTTTTCCTAAAGAGCTTTGCTATGTATTTAAACGTGAACTGTTATGGATTCCATTTTTTGGTTGGGTGATTGGATTGCTGAACATGATTCATATCAACCGTTCGGACACAGGTGGCTCTGCAATATCAGTTGCCAATCAAGGCAAGGAGCGTTTAAAGGCGGGTAAGTGGATGATTTTGTTCCCTGAGGGCACCCGAACACCCGTTGGATCCCATAAGCCTTATCGTAAGGGTGGGGCCCGCTTAGCCGGACTCACGGGAGCAACCGTATTACCAGTCGCCCACAATGCCGGGCGCTACTGGCCACGAAATAGCTTTTTGAAATACCCTGGGCGCATTACAGTCTCCATTGGACCGTCAATACCCTCCCAGGGCAAATCTGGGGATCAATTACATGAGGCCGTAGAAACCT
- the gmhB gene encoding D-glycero-beta-D-manno-heptose 1,7-bisphosphate 7-phosphatase: MTVKVDKLIILDRDGVINQDRDDYVKSCDEWIPIPNSLEAIALLSQAGYTLTIATNQSGIARGYYSLNELHAMHQKMMDLLKPLSGRIDSIFFCPHTDADHCDCRKPKPGLMQQIANRYLKSPANPALPLSNVPLVGDSLRDLLAGTALGASPHLVLTGKGRDVNRAELPNNAQIHEDLMGFAQSILAQS; this comes from the coding sequence ATGACCGTTAAAGTCGATAAGCTAATTATTTTGGATCGTGATGGGGTGATTAACCAAGATCGTGACGATTATGTGAAATCATGCGATGAGTGGATCCCGATTCCCAATAGCTTAGAAGCGATTGCATTACTTTCTCAGGCAGGCTACACCCTGACTATTGCCACCAACCAATCGGGTATCGCACGTGGCTATTACAGCCTAAATGAATTGCATGCGATGCACCAGAAAATGATGGATTTGCTCAAACCACTGAGTGGCAGGATTGATAGTATTTTCTTTTGCCCCCATACTGATGCCGATCACTGTGACTGCCGCAAGCCTAAACCGGGCTTAATGCAACAAATTGCAAACCGTTATTTAAAAAGTCCTGCAAATCCAGCATTGCCATTAAGCAATGTTCCTCTCGTGGGCGATTCATTACGTGATCTTTTGGCAGGAACGGCTCTGGGCGCCAGTCCGCACTTGGTCCTAACAGGGAAAGGTCGCGATGTTAATAGGGCTGAGTTACCTAACAATGCTCAGATCCATGAGGATTTGATGGGTTTTGCACAATCAATTTTGGCGCAGTCATGA